The Pseudomonas multiresinivorans DNA window GCTTCCCAGCGCGGGCCGACGTCGATGCCGGCGAACTCCAGGCGGGCCAGCAGCGAGACCGCGCCGATCTGGTCCTGGGAGTATTCGGGGAAGATTCCCCAGACGTGCTGGTCGTAGATATCCAGCACGCGCTGTTGGTTGCCGCGCGCCAGGTGGAACAGCGCCAGGTGCCACCAGTTGTGGGTGTACATGAAGGAGTTGAGCCCTTGCCAGCCGGCGCTGGCTTCTTCGAGGAACTGCGTGCCTTCCTCGATGCCGCCACGGGTCAGCAGCACATGGGCGAGGGCGTGTTGCGCCCAGGGCTCGCCGGGCAGCAGTTGCAGGGCGTAGCGCGCCGCCGCTTCGGCCTCCTCCAGCAGATGGCACTGCTCGTAGGCGAAGGCCAGCATGCCGTAGGCCTGGGGCACCTCAGCCGCGCCTTTCACGGCCTTCAGGGCGATGCGCAGCATGGCCGGGAAATTGCCGCGGTTGAATTCGAAGTACTGGTTGAGCTTGGCCGCCAGCAGGTCGCGCGGGTGCTCATCAACCAGCAGTTCGCTCAGGCGCAGCGCCTCGGGCAGGTCGTCTGCGCTCCAGGCCGCGAGTAGCGCGGTGTAGCGCTCGGCACGGGGAATCCCGGGGCCGGCCGCCCAGGCCCGCTGCAGGTAGCGCGCGGCCAGGCTGGGTGCCTGCGGCGATTCGGCGAACATCATCAGCAGGCCGGCGAAGGCGTTGGCCAGCACCGAGGCCGGGTCTGCGTCGGCGCCGGCGAGGATATTTTCCGCGCGGGTCTGGTAGGCGAGTACGCCGCCGGTGAAGTCATCGATGGTCTGGCGGGTGTCTTCGCGCTCGCTGTCGATGGGGTTGCCGAGGTAGTCCTGGGTCATGCGCTGCTGCTCCAAGTAGAAGATACAGGCTAGTCGCAAAGCCTGTGCCAGTCGCGCAGGCCGCGCCGTGCGTGGGGCAGCGCAGCAGCGGCTGCTGCTTTTCAGGCAATGCGCCGGCGGCACTGTGTGATTTGCACCAGCCGCTGCGCGCCGAAGCGCCGCAGGCCCCGTAGCGGCGGGCCGGCGGAGCCATGGCACAGCGCTTGCTCAAGCCCCTGGCAAAGCCGATTCGCGGCGATGATCCTGCAGGAGCTTCCATGCCCACTCCCATTTCCCGCTTCGCGCCCCGGCGCCCCCGTCATGCCCTGCTGCTCGCCGGCCTGCTGGCTGCTGGCCTGGCCATGGCGGGCGCCGCCGTGGCGGAACCGACCCGTGGTGGCCAGCTCGATCTGGTGGCGCAGCCTGAGCCGCCGTCACTGTCCCACGCGGTGGTCAGCCACGTCGCCACGCAGTACGTCGGCGGCAAGATCCTCGAAGGGCTGATCACCTTCGACACCGATCTCAAGCCGCAGCCAGTCCTGGCGCGCAGCTGGACGGTATCGCCGGACGGCCTGACCTACACCTTCGAGCTGCAGCCCGGGGTGAAATGGCACGACGGCGAACCTTTCAGCGCCGAGGACGTGGTGTTCAGCTTCAACGACTTCTACCCGGAAGTGGACAAGCGCATCGCGAGCATCTTCGGCGAGTACGTGGAAAGCGTGCAGGCCAAGGGTGCCGAGCAGGTGGTGTTCCAGCTGAAGAAACCTTTCTCCCCGCTGCTCTCGGCCCTGGGCAGCGGCCTGCGGCCCATCGTGCCCAAGCACCTGTATGCCGGCACCGACTACCGCAGCAACCCGTATAACCTCAAGCCGGTGGGCACGGGGCCGTTCGTGTTCCAGGAATGGAAGCGCGGCGCCTACATCCGCCTGGCGCGCAACCCGGACTATTGGCACAAGGGCCTGCCGTACCTGGACGGCATCGTCTACCACGTCATCCCCGATGCGGCTGCCCGCGCCGCCGCCTTCGAGCGCGGCGAGGTACAGGTGCTGCGCAGCGGCGACGCCGACTACGCCGACCTCAAGCGCCTGTCGCAGCTGCCGGGCGTGGCGGCCTCGGAGAAGGGCTACGAGCTGTATCCGGGGCTGGCCTTCCTGCAGATCAACACCCGCAAGCCGGGCCTGGACAACCCCAAGGTACGCCAGGCGATCCTCTATTCGCTGAACCGCCAGTTCATCGTCGACAACATCTTCTTCGGCACCGGCCGCGTGGCTGCCGGCCCGTTCCTTGGCGCATTCCACGACCCCAAGCTGCCACAGTACGGCTATGACCCGGCCAAGGCCAAGGCGCTGATCGCCGAATCCGGCGTGGACGTCAGCAAGCTGCGCGTGCGCCTGCTCAACGGCGAGAAGGGTGGCGCCTGGGAGCGCCTGGCCGAGTACACCAAGCAGGCGTTGCAGCCGCTGGGCATCAAGGTACAAGTGGCGACCTCCGATGCCGCCACCTGGTACCAGCGCGCCAGCGACTGGGACTTCGACCTGACCTACAACTTCATCTTCCAGATCGGCGATCCCTACCTCACTACCGCCTACCTGTACCGCACCGACTACATCCTCAAGACTTCGCCTTTCGCCAACATCACCGGCTACAGCGACGCCGCTGCCGACGCGCTCTGGCAGCGCATCGCCAACACGCCCGAAGGCCCGGACCGCCAGGCCGTGTACGGCGAGCTGGAGCGCAAGCTCAACGACGACCTGCCGATCGCGCCGATCTTTGAGATGCGCTTCCCCACGCTCTACCAGCAGCGCGTGCACAACCTGATCCGCAGCGCCACCAGCCTCAATGACAGCTACGCCGAGGTTTACCTGGAGCCCGCCAAGCAATGAATGTGCTGTTGTACGCCGGCGCGCGGCTGGGGCGTGCGCTGGCTCTGATCGTCGCGGTGCTGGTGGGCGCCTTCCTGCTGCTGCGCCTTGCGCCGGGCGACCCGGCGCTGCTGATGGCGGGCGAGGCGGGCAGCGATGACGCCGACTACATCGCCCGGTTGCGTGGCGAGATGGGCCTGGACCTGCCGCTGCCCGTGCAGCTGTGGCGTTACCTCGCGCAGATCGCCCACCTCGACCTGGGTTACTCCTACCGCAACCAGGAAAGCGTCTGGCAACTGATCGCCGAGCGCTTGCCGGCCACGCTGCTGCTGATGGGCTCGGCCTTCGCCCTGTCGCTGACGCTGGGCATTACCCTCGGCGTCCTCGCCGCTCGCAGCCAGCAGGGCAACGGCCGGCTCGATCGCTTCATCGGTCGCGCCGTCTGGGTACTGTTCGCCACGCCGCCGTTCTGGCTGGCGTTGTTGCTGGTGCTGCTGTTCTCGGTGCAGTTGGGCTGGCTGCCGGCCTTCGGCATGCAGAGCGTTGGCGCCGACCTGAGCGGTTGGGACTGGTGGGCGGATCGCCTCGCTCACTTGCTGCTGCCGTGCCTGTCGCTGAGCTTCCTGTCCCTGGCGATGTACGTGCACCTGACCCGCAGCGCCATGCTCGACATCCTGCCCCAGGAGCACGTGCGCCTGGCTCGCGCCAAGGGACTGAGCGAGGGGCGCATCCTTATTGCCCACGTGTTGCGCAATGCACTGGTGCCGGTGGTGACCTTCGCCGGCCTGCAACTCGGCCAGTTGGCCAGCGGCGCGTTGCTGATCGAAGTGGTCTACGCCTGGCCGGGCATCGGCCGGCTGCTCTACGACGCCCTGAGCCAGCGCGACTATGCGCTGCTGCTGGGGGTGTTCCTGGTTATCTCCTGCCTGGTAGTGGCGTTCAACTTCCTCACCGATCTGCTCTGCCGCCTGCTGGACCCGCGCATCGGCGCGGCGGGGGAGGTGCGATGAAAGCTCTGCTGCGCCCCGGCGCCATTCTCGCCGCCGGCTTCCTGATCCTGCTCGCCGTGTCGGCACTGCTGGCGCCCTGGCTA harbors:
- a CDS encoding ABC transporter substrate-binding protein encodes the protein MAGAAVAEPTRGGQLDLVAQPEPPSLSHAVVSHVATQYVGGKILEGLITFDTDLKPQPVLARSWTVSPDGLTYTFELQPGVKWHDGEPFSAEDVVFSFNDFYPEVDKRIASIFGEYVESVQAKGAEQVVFQLKKPFSPLLSALGSGLRPIVPKHLYAGTDYRSNPYNLKPVGTGPFVFQEWKRGAYIRLARNPDYWHKGLPYLDGIVYHVIPDAAARAAAFERGEVQVLRSGDADYADLKRLSQLPGVAASEKGYELYPGLAFLQINTRKPGLDNPKVRQAILYSLNRQFIVDNIFFGTGRVAAGPFLGAFHDPKLPQYGYDPAKAKALIAESGVDVSKLRVRLLNGEKGGAWERLAEYTKQALQPLGIKVQVATSDAATWYQRASDWDFDLTYNFIFQIGDPYLTTAYLYRTDYILKTSPFANITGYSDAAADALWQRIANTPEGPDRQAVYGELERKLNDDLPIAPIFEMRFPTLYQQRVHNLIRSATSLNDSYAEVYLEPAKQ
- a CDS encoding tetratricopeptide repeat protein, with product MTQDYLGNPIDSEREDTRQTIDDFTGGVLAYQTRAENILAGADADPASVLANAFAGLLMMFAESPQAPSLAARYLQRAWAAGPGIPRAERYTALLAAWSADDLPEALRLSELLVDEHPRDLLAAKLNQYFEFNRGNFPAMLRIALKAVKGAAEVPQAYGMLAFAYEQCHLLEEAEAAARYALQLLPGEPWAQHALAHVLLTRGGIEEGTQFLEEASAGWQGLNSFMYTHNWWHLALFHLARGNQQRVLDIYDQHVWGIFPEYSQDQIGAVSLLARLEFAGIDVGPRWEALLPYLRERRADVVQPFLSLQYLYGLARAGQEEAGGLLEALRQQARNAPDFSRTAWADVTLPAAEGLYAHARGEYALAARRLGQALPRLGEIGGSHAQRDLFALIELDAQLRAGDWLAAQQALELRRRYDALDVPGNRHLEKVYMALGLPQEAARAARRVTRVLGAR
- a CDS encoding ABC transporter permease — translated: MNVLLYAGARLGRALALIVAVLVGAFLLLRLAPGDPALLMAGEAGSDDADYIARLRGEMGLDLPLPVQLWRYLAQIAHLDLGYSYRNQESVWQLIAERLPATLLLMGSAFALSLTLGITLGVLAARSQQGNGRLDRFIGRAVWVLFATPPFWLALLLVLLFSVQLGWLPAFGMQSVGADLSGWDWWADRLAHLLLPCLSLSFLSLAMYVHLTRSAMLDILPQEHVRLARAKGLSEGRILIAHVLRNALVPVVTFAGLQLGQLASGALLIEVVYAWPGIGRLLYDALSQRDYALLLGVFLVISCLVVAFNFLTDLLCRLLDPRIGAAGEVR